The Deltaproteobacteria bacterium genome contains the following window.
AGGTACAGGTAATCGTCCACCAACTTCTTGGAAATGGAAGGGCTCAGGTAGGTTTCTCCGCGAACGGCCGCGTGGACGGCGTCCACAATGTCCGCGCCGGTGGAATCCTTCACCAGATATCCCGAAATGCCGGCTTCGAACAGTTCGCTGATGTAGTGGGCATGGGAGTGCATGGAAAGGATAACCACCTTCGAGGCCGGCAGTTGCTTCTTTATCTGGCGGGTGGCTTCGATGCCGTTCAATTGCGGCATGGCAATGTCCATGAGGATCACGTCCGGGGTCAGATCGAGCGCCATGTCCACGGCTTCCCTCCCGTTACGAGCCTGTCCCACGATGCGGAATTCAGGCTCGACCTCGAGCAGTTTCTCGAGGCCCTGACGTACAATGGTGTGATCGTCCGCCAACAAGATCCGAATAATCTTACCCATCGCTCTCCTTTTCCCTGATAGGTATTTCGACACGGATGCGCGTGCCCACGCCCGGCTGAGTTCGTATGTTGAAGATCCCGTCCAGCATGGCGGCGCGTTCGCGCATGCCCAGCAGCCCAAGCCCTTTATTGGTCTCCGTTTTCTCCGGGTCGAAACCGACGCCGTCATCCTCGGCCACCAGGATGATGCGCGGATAACTTCGGATGATCGACAGCTTGAAATTCTCGGCTCCGGAATGCTTGAGGGTGTTCTGCAACGCTTCCTGCGAGAACCGATACAGCACGGTCTCGACTTCCGGATCGAGTCTGCCGTCGAACCCCACCACGTTTAAATTCACGTTCAGGCCCGAGTTGGCCGAAATGTACTCCAACATCTCCGAAAGGGCCGGTTTGAGTCCCAGGTCGTCCAGCATGGCGGGATGCAGCCGGTGAGAAATACGCCGCATCTCCTGGTAGGTCCGGTTCACCTGTTTCTGGGCCTCCTCGATGCTCGACCGCACGTCCGTCAGATGCTCCGGTATGGCCCTTAATGCGGTTTCAAGGTTGAGGTTGATGCCGGTCAAGCTCTGACCCGCTTCGTCGTGCAGTTCCTGGGCGATGCGTTTCC
Protein-coding sequences here:
- a CDS encoding response regulator transcription factor; this translates as MGKIIRILLADDHTIVRQGLEKLLEVEPEFRIVGQARNGREAVDMALDLTPDVILMDIAMPQLNGIEATRQIKKQLPASKVVILSMHSHAHYISELFEAGISGYLVKDSTGADIVDAVHAAVRGETYLSPSISKKLVDDYLYLKSGSRKEDLYDTLSDREREVFQMIAEGMSTKEIASSLCISPSTVKSHRANIMEKLQVDPGERCSPGRPCAGRKLLPIGQLVYVHGVPE